In Malania oleifera isolate guangnan ecotype guangnan chromosome 8, ASM2987363v1, whole genome shotgun sequence, a single window of DNA contains:
- the LOC131162710 gene encoding uncharacterized mitochondrial protein AtMg00860-like, which translates to MPPGFQASTSEGQLRRYDWGQGQILEEHEDHLRIVLQVLRERRLYAKFKKCEFWLKQVTFLGHVISKGGIFVNPSKIEMVVDWERSKNVQEVKSFLGLGGYYCRFVKGLSKLLGPLTQLTKKSVKFDWTDKCE; encoded by the exons atgcctcctggATTCCAGGCCAGTACCAGTGAGGGGCAGTTGAGGAGATACGATTGGGGCCAGGGGCAG atcctTGAGGAGCACGAGGACCATTTAAGGATAGTTCTTCAGGTTCTGAGAGAAAGAaggttgtatgcaaagttcaagaagtgtgagttctggttgaagcaaGTCACTTTCCTCGGACACGTGATATCCAAGGGTGGAATTTTTGTGAATCCGAGCAAGATTGAGATGGTAGTGGACTGGGAAAGATCgaaaaatgtgcaggaagtcaagagtttcttgggattgggaGGATACTATTGCCGATTTGTAAAGGGATTATCTAAATTGTTAGGTCCTTTGACACAATTGACCAAGAAAAgtgtgaaatttgattggaccgataAGTGTGAATAG